In one Siniperca chuatsi isolate FFG_IHB_CAS linkage group LG14, ASM2008510v1, whole genome shotgun sequence genomic region, the following are encoded:
- the chordc1b gene encoding cysteine and histidine-rich domain-containing protein 1: MSVLCYNKGCGQRFDPENNPDDGCTYHPGVPVFHDALKGWSCCKRRTTDFSDFLGIVGCTKGPHNKEKPPEPVKPHVSSSGEKKDADDQKPKFNEYIISAPKPQEAIRRPSADEPIVRLQQKVSASLKQALEKMNLSENEVEKKEEDSDEIKIGTSCKNGGCTKSFDGPASDSDVCSYHSGFPIFHEGMKYWSCCKRKTSDFNTFLSQEGCTKGTHLWRKKDAGKKVVPCRFDWHQTGAQVIISIYAKNAIPELSYVDANSTMLNIHVIFEGEKEFDQKISLWGVIDVSKSTVTMMAAKIEIAMKKSEPMSWARLDLPPPITPPKESEKKKEGTDSEEEDE; this comes from the exons ATGTCCGTTTTGTGTTATAATAAGGGATGTGGACAGCGATTTGATCCGGAAAATAACCCAGACG ATGGCTGCACCTATCATCCAGGAGTCCCAGTATTCCACGATGCATTGAAG GGATGGTCCTGCTGCAAGAGAAGAACCACTGACTTCTCAGACTTCCTCGGCATTGTT GGTTGTACAAAAGGTCCCCACAACAAGGAGAAGCCCCCTGAGCCGGTGAAACCACATGTGTCCTCatcaggagaaaagaaagacgCAGATGACCAAAAACCAAAGTTTAATGAGTACATCATCTCCGCACCAAAGCCTCAGGAGGCGATACGCAGACCCAG TGCTGATGAGCCGATAGTGAGATTGCAGCAGAAAGTCTCTGCTTCTCTGAAGCAGGCTCTGGAGAAAATGAATCTGTCTGAAAATGAGGTAGAGAAGAAAG AGGAAGATAGTGACGAGATCAAGATTGGAACATCCTGTAAAAATGGAGGATGTACCAAA AGTTTTGATGGACCTGCAAGCGATTCGGATGTGTGCTCATATCACTCTGGATTTCCTATCTTCCATGAAGG GATGAAATACTGGAGCTGCTGTAAGAGGAAAACCTCAGACTTTAACACCTTCCTCTCTCAAGAGGGCTGCACCAAGGGAACACATCTGTGGAGGAAAAAAGATGCG GGTAAGAAAGTGGTTCCTTGTCGGTTTGACTGGCACCAGACCGGGGCGCAGGTCATCATCTCTATCTATGCCAAGAACGCCATCCCAGAGCTAAGCTACGTGGATGCAAACAGCACCATG CTCAACATCCATGTTATATTTGAGGGGGAGAAGGAATTTGATCAGAAAATCAGCTTGTGGGGA GTGATAGATgtgagtaaaagtacagtgaCCATGATGGCCGCCAAGATCGAGATAGCCATGAAGAAATCCGAGCCCATGTCATGGGCTCGTCTGGACCTTCCTCCCCCCATCACCCCGCCCAAGGAGAGcgagaagaaaaaagagggaaCCGATagtgaggaggaagatgaatgA
- the LOC122888177 gene encoding tyrosinase-like isoform X2, giving the protein MGFNCADCKFGYFGVNCNERRESLRRNIFHLSRAERIRLVSYLNLAKQTISRDYVVVTGTYQEMENGSNPMFADVSVYDVFVWMHYYVSRNALLGGPGNVWTNVDFAHWAPAFLPWHRAYLLLWEHEIRKLTGDMSFTIPYWDWRDAQGCDVCTDELMGDRSPQDPSFLSPGSVFSSWRVLCSRAQEYSDRGVLCDAGEEGPLRRNPGNQNRNVVERLPTSAEVEFTVSLTNYDTGAMDRSANMSFRNTLEGYGDPQTGLGNSSRMSMHAALHVFMNGSMSSVQGSANDPIFLLHHSFVDNIYEQWLRRHRPSPSQYPESNAPIGHNSEYHMVPFLPLHRNREYFISSKDLGYEYSNLLDANQRLAESIRPYLEELQDVWPWLLLAGLCGGIVTVAIAAALLTAKRRLHVGRWKKLFSLPERQPLIWNSETEEPNHRNYQTTL; this is encoded by the exons ATCAGACTTGTATCCTACCTGAACTTGGCCAAGCAGACAATCAGCAGGGACTATGTTGTGGTGACCGGGACCTACCAGGAGATGGAGAACGGCTCCAACCCGATGTTCGCTGACGTGTCTGTttatgatgtgtttgtgtggatgcaTTACTATGTGTCCCGGAACGCGCTCTTAGGCGGGCCGGGGAATGTGTGGACCAATGTGGACTTTGCCCACTGGGCGCCTGCGTTTCTCCCGTGGCACCGCGCATACCTGCTGCTCTGGGAGCATGAGATCAGGAAGCTGACCGGAGACATGAGCTTCACCATCCCGTACTGGGACTGGAGGGATGCCCAGGGATGTGACGTATGCACGGACGAGCTGATGGGGGACCGGAGCCCCCAGGATCCCAGCTTTCTGAGCCCAGGCTCGGTCTTCTCTTCTTGGAGG GTGCTGTGCTCCCGAGCACAGGAGTACAGTGACAGGGGTGTGTTATGTGATGCCGGGGAAGAAGGCCCATTGCGTCGTAACCCTGGAAACCAAAATCGTAACGTGGTTGAACGATTACCAACTTCAGCAGAGGTGGAGTTCACTGTCAGTCTGACCAACTATGACACTGGAGCCATGGACCGCAGTGCCAACATGAGCTTCAGGAACACTCTGGAAG GATACGGGGATCCTCAGACTGGGTTGGGAAACAGCTCTCGTATGAGCATGCATGCTGCTCTCCATGTGTTCATGAACGGATCCATGTCCTCAGTGCAGGGCTCAGCAAATGACCCCATATTCCTTCTCCACCACTCTTTTGTTGACAA CATTTATGAGCAGTGGCTCAGGAGGCATAGACCATCTCCATCACAGTATCCAGAGTCTAATGCTCCCATAGGGCACAACAGTGAATACCACATGGTGCCCTTCCTGCCCctccacagaaacagagaatACTTCATCTCCAGCAAGGACCTGGGATATGAATATTCGAATCTGCTAGATGCTA ACCAGAGGCTAGCAGAATCCATACGTCCTTACCTGGAGGAATTGCAGGATGTGTGGCCCTGGCTGCTGCTTGCAGGGCTCTGTGGAGGAATTGTAACAGTGGCCATAGCCGCTGCTCTCCTGACTGCAAAACGGCGGCTGCATGTGGGGAGGTggaaaaagttattttctctCCCAGAAAGACAGCCGCTTATCTGGAACAGTGAGACAGAGGAACCCAACCACCGTAACTACCAAACAACTCTGTGA